A genomic region of Danio aesculapii chromosome 21, fDanAes4.1, whole genome shotgun sequence contains the following coding sequences:
- the LOC130214815 gene encoding olfactory receptor 52E8-like, with product MDNMTNFETYTLMEPLNAKSYRYIYFMCFFFLYTLILFVNSWLIVVIVIERPLHEPMYIFLCNLCVNDIYGSLGFYPKFLHDLILNSYVIPSYMCAIQAFIVYSYLMCEFSTLAVMAYDRHVAICLPLDYHTKMNRFSCSILLVLCWIIPFLSMFIAVFLSNRLVLCKNHIDKLYCDNWSIVKLSCGSSVINNIYGFIFISLYSVLVIVIIVSYLKLIIACKASLECRRKFLQTCVPHVISLINLSVATLFDNFSNRFGSDDVPANLRFFLALAMIVVPPILNPVIYGLKLTEVRKRILKKCMNVIKNEQA from the coding sequence ATGGATAATATGACAAATTTTGAAACATACACTCTGATGGAACCTCTAAATGCTAAATCCTACAGGTATATTTATTTCATgtgctttttctttctttatactCTGATACTGTTTGTGAACAGTTGGCTTATCGTTGTTATTGTCATAGAAAGACCACTTCATGAGCCAATGTACATTTTCCTGTGTAATCTGTGTGTAAATGACATTTATGGATCTTTAGGTTTTTACCCTAAATTCTTGCATGATTTAATATTGAATTCATATGTTATTCCTTCTTACATGTGTGCTATTCAGGCTTTTATTGTTTATAGTTATTTAATGTGTGAATTTTCTACATTGGCAGTGATGGCATATGACAGACATGTGGCCATTTGTCTACCTTTAGACTATCATACAAAGATGAACAGATTTTCATGCAGCATATTACTTGTCCTATGTTGGATCATACCATTTCTCAGTATGTTTATTGCTGTCTTCTTATCAAATAGATTGGTACTTTGTAAAAATCATATTGACAAGTTATATTGTGACAACTGGTCAATTGTGAAACTCTCATGTGGATCATCTGTCATCAATaacatttatggatttatttttatttctttatattctgtactTGTGATTGTGATTATTGTATCTTATCTAAAACTCATCATTGCATGTAAAGCATCTTTAGAGTGCAGAAGGAAATTTTTGCAGACATGTGTTCCTCATGTCATTTCATTGATAAATCTCTCTGTAGCAACACTTTTTGATAACTTTAGTAACAGATTTGGCTCAGATGATGTCCCTGCCAACCTACGATTTTTTTTAGCTTTAGCGATGATTGTAGTGCCACCTATTTTGAATCCTGTAATCTATGGCTTAAAACTAACAGAGGTTCGCAAAAGAAtcttaaaaaaatgcatgaatgtaataaaaaatgaacaagcATGA